DNA from Parageobacillus thermoglucosidasius:
CGAGAGACCAAGTGAAGCGCGTCTCCACGAAAAGCGCCTATCCGAGCCCGGGGCGCGGCTACCGCGTCGTTCTCGTTGACTTTGGCATGAAACATGGCATTTTGCGGGAATTAAACAAGCGGAATTGCGATGTCATTGTCCTTCCATACAACGCGACAGCCGAAGACGTGCTCCGCCTCCATCCGGACGGAGTAATGTTATCCAACGGTCCCGGCGACCCGAAAGATGTGCCGGAAGCGATAACCATGATTCGCGGGATTCTTGGCAAAGTGCCGCTTTTTGGCATCTGCCTTGGCCATCAGCTGTTCGCGCTCGCTTGCGGCGCCGATACGGAAAAAATGAAGTTCGGCCATCGCGGTTCAAACCATCCGGTCAAGCATTTGGCGACAGGAAAAGTGGCGATCACTTCGCAAAACCACGGCTATACCGTTAAAAAAGAATCGTTGCGGCATACAAGATTAAAAATAACACACACCGCTTTAAACGATGGCACGATCGAAGGATTGCGCCATTTGGATTATCCGGCGTTTACAGTTCAGTATCATCCGGAAGCATCACCTGGCCCTGAGGACGATAATTCGCTGTTTGACGAGTTTATCGAGATGATTCGCGAATTTAAAAAGGAAGGGGAAATCGTCCATGCCTAAACGCCAAGATATTGAGACGATTTTAGTGATCGGTTCCGGCCCGATTGTCATCGGCCAGGCGGCAGAATTTGATTATGCGGGGACACAGGCGTGTTTGGCGCTAAAAGAAGAAGGATACAAAGTCATTTTAGTCAATTCCAATCCGGCGACGATTATGACTGATACGGAAATTGCCGACAAAGTGTATATGGAGCCGCTTACATTTGAGTTTGTGTCCCGCATTATCCGCAAAGAACGCCCAGATGCGATCTTGCCGACGCTTGGCGGGCAGACGGGGTTAAACTTGGCAGTCGAGCTTGCCAACGCCGGGGTGCTTGCAGAATGCGGTGTCGAAATATTAGGCACGAAGCTCGATGCAATTGAAAAAGCGGAAGACCGTGAGCAATTTCGCGCACTGATGAACGAACTTGGCGAACCGGTTCCGGAAAGCGAAATTATTCATAACTTGGAAGAAGCATACGCGTTTGTCGAAAAAGTCGGCTATCCGGTCATCGTCCGCCCGGCGTTTACGCTCGGCGGCACGGGCGGGGGCATTTGCACGAACGAGAAGGAACTGACCGATATCGTTTCGACCGGATTAAAGCTAAGCCCGGCGCACCAATGTTTGTTGGAAAAAAGCATCGCCGGCTATAAAGAAATCGAGTATGAAGTGATGCGCGATGCCAACGATAACGCGATCGTTGTCTGCAACATGGAGAATATCGATCCGGTCGGCATCCATACGGGCGATTCGATCGTCGTCGCCCCGAGCCAGACATTAAGTGACCGTGAGTATCAGTTATTGCGCAACGTCTCATTGCGGATCATTCGCGCCCTTGGCATCGAAGGCGGCTGCAATGTGCAGCTGGCGCTGGACCCACATAGTTTCCGTTATTATGTCATTGAAGTCAATCCGCGCGTCAGCCGTTCATCAGCGCTCGCATCAAAAGCGACCGGCTACCCGATTGCCAAGCTTGCCGCGAAAATTGCCGTCGGCTTAACGCTAGATGAAATGATCAATCCGGTAACGGGCAAAACGTACGCTTGCTTTGAACCGGCGCTCGATTACGTCGTGACGAAAATTCCGCGCTTTCCGTTCGATAAATTTGAATCGGCGAACCGCCGCCTTGGCACGCAAATGAAAGCGACAGGCGAAGTGATGGCGATTGGCCGGACGTTTGAGGAATCGCTGTTAAAGGCAATCCGCTCCCTTGAGACGAACGTGCATCATCTTGAGCTTAAG
Protein-coding regions in this window:
- a CDS encoding carbamoyl phosphate synthase small subunit is translated as MKRQLVLEDGSFFIGEAFGSTKKTVGEVVFNTGMTGYQEILTDPSYCGQIVTMTYPLIGNYGINRDDFESIEPHIHGFIVKEVCDVPSNWRSEMTLDQYLKEKQIPGLSGIDTRKLTRIIRQYGTLKGMICDLDVSVQEAVESLRTIELPRDQVKRVSTKSAYPSPGRGYRVVLVDFGMKHGILRELNKRNCDVIVLPYNATAEDVLRLHPDGVMLSNGPGDPKDVPEAITMIRGILGKVPLFGICLGHQLFALACGADTEKMKFGHRGSNHPVKHLATGKVAITSQNHGYTVKKESLRHTRLKITHTALNDGTIEGLRHLDYPAFTVQYHPEASPGPEDDNSLFDEFIEMIREFKKEGEIVHA